From Solidesulfovibrio carbinoliphilus subsp. oakridgensis, the proteins below share one genomic window:
- a CDS encoding autotransporter outer membrane beta-barrel domain-containing protein yields the protein MHRPAAFPVVVLLFFFFLAFPQRSPADEQSDYDQAVAEAQANAQNPSAWSVDNLKVITGPGSGDGNTYVDGRLVAATFTKESYNLGAFAGGPGTVYGTAATSATWVTIGGELKSHLAGLGVTAANVHLETSRALGMSATNSNNLIVEMLVTPDGNTIERPTRDPAVAAQPRSLGTNAAFVQPTGMSDGSFANFKAYYANWLAEAYGSSHFPWTQLGYTYLWGQGEALANIRGLSEFILLGGTSYTVYALYPLTAYLYTAGNGSGDFHVTGDLDTLWAGRLFQPRGDTVLLDPGATVSGGQGLLVSSPGYTVVNHGTITGTTTTKFGLSGTEDTAVLFLGQTPTASALADPTGSGNTLVNTGSIDSPGTAVRALAGDTVIRNTGSIAGGEYAVRTGEGADRLAVAGGLLSGRVDLGGGYDSLTATGASTLAFSLSPLGTTPAPVQNVEAVRLGPGTSLTLTFEKTGYVAHGQTYTLINAQTVSVPASGLPVTSDLPMVRGVAVSDGANLTVTGLRDMGWYTRAAADRSLGAALDAAAATVNPGMEGLLGLLDRCGDPTGATAQLGPAPQTRATVLAVDAASAFSSAFAGRMRGLRGQSGEARGLTPAGFLDQDPGAGDLGDVSRSAFSGRVAFGPSPWRAALPAGGGATPGTAAEGRLEAFGSLYGGHGLGRAGGGAPGYDSDLTGAMGGLGIRALPGLRLGILGGYAWSRADFTAGGGKSDDHIWRIGPYASLDFAPYAVDALLTYGVHQVHAERPIPFFGATADSQSTMRDLLAYLRAGRTVDLGAAFVAEPFLEAQYLRLFRQAYGESGAGEANLLFPAADSASLTSVLGLRLAKTFEWGNLALEPDVWGGWRHEYADVNPRVTAAFEGAPGQGFAAPGGKADRDQARFGAGLSLRGSGGRSLSVRWDNTAGATRSDTALAVGVRLTF from the coding sequence ATGCATCGGCCCGCCGCCTTTCCGGTCGTGGTATTGCTGTTCTTCTTTTTCCTGGCGTTCCCGCAACGTTCCCCGGCCGACGAGCAATCCGACTACGACCAGGCCGTGGCCGAGGCCCAGGCCAACGCGCAAAACCCGTCCGCCTGGTCGGTCGACAATCTCAAGGTCATCACCGGCCCGGGTTCCGGCGACGGCAACACGTATGTCGACGGCAGGCTGGTGGCGGCCACGTTCACCAAAGAGTCCTACAACCTGGGCGCCTTTGCCGGCGGTCCGGGCACGGTCTACGGAACCGCCGCCACCAGCGCCACCTGGGTGACCATCGGCGGCGAACTCAAGTCCCATCTGGCCGGCCTTGGCGTCACGGCGGCCAACGTCCATCTCGAGACCTCGCGCGCCCTTGGCATGTCCGCCACGAATTCCAACAACCTGATCGTGGAGATGCTCGTCACGCCGGATGGCAACACCATCGAGCGGCCGACCAGGGACCCGGCCGTGGCCGCCCAGCCGCGGTCCCTTGGCACCAACGCCGCCTTTGTCCAGCCGACCGGCATGAGCGACGGAAGTTTCGCCAATTTCAAGGCCTATTACGCCAACTGGCTGGCCGAGGCCTACGGTTCGAGCCATTTCCCCTGGACGCAGCTCGGCTACACCTACCTCTGGGGACAGGGCGAGGCGCTGGCCAATATCCGGGGGCTGTCCGAATTCATCCTGCTCGGCGGCACGTCCTACACGGTCTACGCCCTGTACCCGCTGACCGCCTACCTCTACACCGCAGGCAACGGCTCCGGGGATTTTCACGTCACGGGCGACCTGGACACCCTCTGGGCCGGGCGGCTCTTCCAGCCGCGCGGGGACACGGTCCTGCTCGACCCCGGGGCGACGGTGTCCGGCGGCCAGGGCCTGCTCGTCTCCTCGCCCGGCTACACCGTGGTCAATCACGGCACCATCACCGGCACGACCACGACGAAGTTCGGCCTTTCCGGGACCGAGGACACGGCCGTGCTCTTTCTCGGCCAGACGCCCACGGCCTCGGCCCTGGCCGACCCGACCGGCAGCGGCAACACCCTGGTCAATACCGGGAGCATCGATTCCCCGGGCACGGCCGTCCGGGCCCTGGCCGGCGACACCGTCATCCGCAACACCGGCAGCATTGCCGGCGGCGAGTACGCCGTGCGGACCGGGGAGGGGGCGGACCGGCTGGCCGTGGCCGGCGGCCTCCTGTCCGGGCGGGTGGACCTCGGCGGGGGCTACGACAGCCTGACGGCCACCGGGGCGTCCACCCTGGCCTTTTCCCTTTCGCCGCTTGGCACGACGCCGGCTCCGGTGCAAAACGTCGAGGCCGTCCGGCTCGGCCCAGGCACCTCCCTGACCCTGACCTTCGAGAAAACCGGCTACGTGGCCCATGGCCAGACCTATACGCTCATCAACGCCCAGACGGTATCCGTGCCGGCCTCGGGCCTGCCGGTCACGAGCGACCTGCCCATGGTGCGGGGCGTGGCCGTCTCGGACGGGGCCAACCTGACGGTGACGGGACTGCGGGACATGGGCTGGTACACCCGGGCCGCGGCCGACCGGTCCCTGGGCGCGGCCCTGGACGCGGCCGCCGCCACGGTCAATCCGGGCATGGAGGGCCTCCTTGGCCTGCTGGACCGCTGCGGCGACCCGACCGGGGCCACGGCCCAGCTCGGCCCCGCGCCCCAGACCCGGGCCACGGTCCTGGCCGTGGACGCGGCCTCGGCCTTCAGCAGCGCCTTTGCCGGCCGCATGCGGGGACTGCGCGGCCAAAGCGGCGAGGCCCGGGGCCTGACGCCGGCGGGATTCCTGGACCAGGACCCGGGAGCCGGCGACCTCGGCGACGTGTCCAGGTCCGCGTTTTCCGGGCGCGTGGCATTTGGCCCGTCGCCCTGGCGGGCGGCCCTGCCGGCCGGCGGCGGCGCGACGCCGGGGACGGCCGCCGAGGGCCGGCTGGAGGCGTTCGGCTCCCTCTACGGCGGCCATGGCCTGGGCCGGGCCGGGGGCGGCGCGCCGGGCTACGACAGCGACCTGACCGGGGCCATGGGCGGCCTCGGCATCCGGGCCCTGCCCGGGCTTCGCCTGGGGATTCTCGGGGGCTATGCCTGGTCGCGGGCCGACTTCACGGCCGGGGGCGGCAAGAGCGACGACCACATCTGGCGTATCGGACCCTATGCCTCCCTCGATTTCGCCCCGTACGCCGTGGACGCCCTGCTGACCTACGGCGTGCACCAGGTCCACGCCGAGCGGCCCATTCCCTTCTTTGGGGCGACGGCGGACAGCCAGAGCACCATGCGCGACCTGCTCGCCTACCTGCGGGCCGGCCGCACCGTGGACCTTGGCGCCGCCTTTGTGGCCGAGCCGTTCCTCGAAGCCCAGTACCTGCGCCTTTTCCGCCAGGCCTACGGCGAATCCGGGGCCGGGGAGGCCAATCTGCTTTTCCCGGCCGCCGACAGTGCGTCCCTGACCTCCGTGCTCGGCCTGCGGCTGGCCAAGACGTTCGAATGGGGCAATCTGGCCCTGGAGCCGGACGTGTGGGGCGGCTGGCGGCACGAATACGCCGACGTGAACCCGCGGGTCACGGCGGCCTTCGAAGGGGCGCCCGGGCAGGGATTTGCCGCGCCCGGCGGGAAGGCGGACCGGGATCAGGCCCGGTTCGGGGCCGGGCTTTCGCTGCGGGGCTCGGGCGGGCGTTCCCTGTCCGTGCGTTGGGACAACACGGCCGGGGCCACACGGTCGGACACGGCCCTGGCCGTGGGGGTGCGGCTTACGTTCTGA
- the nrfH gene encoding cytochrome c nitrite reductase small subunit, translating into MGHAGNKGARLLAVVGLAAVGLGLFLALGPPKLLAKSESPDFCASCHVMEAEFEAWFHQGAHKRIRCVDCHLPNDNLPNHFVWKSIDGMKDVVVFHSGRVPDPIRISDHGKAVVKANCIRCHATAVEMIGQERFCWDCHRRVMHKNVGVPATR; encoded by the coding sequence ATGGGGCATGCAGGCAACAAGGGCGCGCGGCTTTTGGCCGTAGTGGGCCTTGCCGCGGTCGGCCTGGGGCTTTTTCTGGCCCTCGGGCCGCCGAAGCTTCTGGCCAAGTCCGAGTCACCGGATTTCTGCGCCTCCTGCCACGTCATGGAGGCCGAGTTCGAGGCCTGGTTCCACCAGGGGGCCCACAAGCGCATCCGGTGCGTGGACTGCCACCTGCCAAACGACAACCTGCCCAACCACTTCGTCTGGAAGTCCATCGACGGCATGAAGGACGTGGTGGTGTTCCATTCGGGCCGGGTGCCGGACCCGATTCGGATTTCGGACCACGGCAAGGCGGTGGTCAAGGCCAACTGCATCCGCTGCCATGCCACGGCCGTGGAGATGATCGGCCAGGAGCGTTTCTGCTGGGACTGCCATCGCCGGGTCATGCACAAAAACGTCGGCGTGCCCGCCACCCGTTAA
- the hflK gene encoding FtsH protease activity modulator HflK gives MNWDWEKLTEQKRRQGSPLPDPGRVGEDWGRKLSTLKGRLPGGPKIVILVLAVFWLASGIYIVEPDEAGIVQRFGAYAYSTGPGPHYHLPFPVETVKTPKVSQVRRVEVGFHSNYGRDGASLQNKAVPEESLMLTGDENIVDVQFIVQYQVNNPVNYLFKIDHPDQTLKSAAEAAMREVMGDAKIDSVLTAGKLKVQTDAKALLQAMLNRYDSGMDVLAVQLQDVHPPREVVDAFKDVASAREDKVRLVNEADAYANDILPKARGRAAAILNEAAAYREQVIRRAKGGADRFSALRVEYEKAKDITRDRLYIEGMETLLSNPGLEKLVLSDDAARQAVPYLSLDALRQAPQVPAPENPAGRSEGQKADPAKAKGGKP, from the coding sequence ATGAACTGGGATTGGGAAAAGCTCACCGAGCAAAAACGCCGCCAGGGATCGCCTCTCCCGGATCCAGGCCGCGTGGGCGAGGATTGGGGACGGAAACTGTCCACCCTCAAGGGACGGCTGCCCGGCGGGCCGAAAATCGTCATCCTTGTCCTGGCCGTGTTCTGGCTGGCCAGCGGCATCTACATCGTGGAGCCCGACGAAGCCGGCATTGTCCAGCGATTCGGTGCCTACGCCTATTCCACGGGACCAGGACCGCATTACCACTTACCGTTTCCCGTCGAGACCGTAAAGACCCCGAAGGTTTCCCAGGTCCGGCGGGTGGAGGTGGGCTTCCACTCGAACTACGGCCGCGACGGCGCGTCGTTGCAAAACAAGGCCGTGCCCGAGGAGTCGCTCATGCTGACGGGCGACGAGAACATCGTGGACGTGCAGTTTATCGTGCAATACCAAGTCAATAATCCGGTCAATTATCTCTTCAAGATCGACCATCCCGATCAGACGCTCAAAAGCGCGGCCGAGGCGGCCATGCGCGAGGTCATGGGCGACGCCAAGATCGATTCGGTGCTCACGGCCGGCAAGCTCAAGGTGCAGACCGACGCCAAGGCCCTGCTCCAGGCCATGCTCAACCGCTACGACAGCGGCATGGACGTCCTGGCCGTGCAGCTCCAGGACGTGCACCCGCCCCGGGAAGTGGTGGACGCCTTCAAGGACGTGGCCAGCGCCCGGGAGGACAAGGTCCGTCTTGTCAACGAGGCCGACGCCTACGCCAATGACATCCTGCCCAAGGCCCGGGGCCGGGCGGCGGCCATCCTGAACGAGGCCGCCGCCTACCGGGAACAGGTCATCCGCCGGGCCAAGGGCGGCGCGGACCGGTTCTCGGCGCTGCGCGTCGAATATGAAAAGGCCAAGGACATCACCCGCGACCGCCTCTACATCGAAGGCATGGAGACGCTGCTCTCCAACCCCGGGCTTGAGAAACTGGTCTTAAGCGACGACGCGGCCCGGCAGGCCGTGCCCTACCTGTCCCTGGACGCCCTGCGCCAGGCTCCCCAGGTCCCGGCGCCGGAGAATCCGGCCGGCCGCTCCGAGGGGCAAAAGGCCGATCCGGCCAAGGCCAAGGGGGGCAAGCCGTGA
- a CDS encoding phosphomannomutase/phosphoglucomutase: MKPVLPGVFRAYDIRGVVDVDFDPEWVECFGRAAGVYFKRQGLSQAVLGHDCRLTSPEYQARLAVGLASSGLDVVCLGMVPTPVFYYAVKALGRKAGIMVTASHNPPEFNGFKVWCGETTIHTQAIRELYDIMAAGEFASGSGIVCEHDIKPAYVEHVVDQMVLPRAVTVVVDGGNGAGGLLCAEVLRQAGARVIPLFCEPDGRFPNHHPDPVVLHNVADLAARVVAEGADFGVGLDGDADRIGVVDGTGRLLYGDQILALYARAVLANHPGGTVIGEVKCSHLLYKDIAAHGGHPVMAATGHSLIKSRMRETGAILAGEMSGHMFFADRYYGFDDGLYAAARLAEIVAASDVPLADMLADWPATVNTPEIRMDCPDALKFAVVEKAKAYFKDRFDVIDVDGVRLTFPDGWGLLRASNTQPVLVLRFEAETEARLAEIRRVIEEPVAGWIAELGGVA, from the coding sequence ATGAAGCCTGTATTGCCCGGGGTTTTCCGGGCCTATGACATCCGGGGCGTGGTGGACGTGGATTTCGATCCCGAGTGGGTGGAATGCTTCGGCCGGGCCGCGGGCGTCTATTTCAAGCGCCAGGGTCTTTCCCAGGCCGTGCTCGGCCACGACTGCCGGCTGACCTCCCCCGAATACCAGGCCCGGCTGGCCGTCGGCCTGGCCTCCTCGGGCCTCGACGTGGTCTGCCTCGGCATGGTGCCGACCCCGGTCTTCTACTACGCGGTCAAGGCCCTGGGCCGCAAAGCCGGGATCATGGTCACGGCCAGCCACAATCCGCCGGAGTTCAACGGCTTCAAGGTCTGGTGCGGCGAAACCACCATCCACACCCAGGCCATCCGGGAACTCTACGACATCATGGCGGCCGGGGAGTTCGCCTCCGGCTCCGGGATCGTGTGCGAGCACGACATCAAGCCGGCCTATGTGGAGCACGTGGTGGACCAGATGGTCCTGCCCCGGGCGGTGACCGTGGTGGTCGACGGCGGCAACGGGGCCGGCGGGCTTCTCTGCGCCGAGGTGCTGCGGCAGGCCGGGGCCCGGGTCATCCCGCTTTTCTGCGAGCCCGACGGCCGGTTTCCGAACCACCATCCCGACCCGGTGGTCCTTCACAACGTGGCCGATCTGGCGGCCCGGGTGGTGGCCGAGGGCGCGGACTTCGGCGTCGGCCTCGACGGCGACGCGGACCGCATCGGCGTGGTCGACGGCACGGGCCGGCTCCTGTACGGCGACCAGATCCTGGCCCTCTACGCCCGGGCGGTCCTGGCCAACCATCCCGGCGGCACGGTCATCGGGGAAGTCAAATGCAGCCACCTGCTTTATAAGGATATCGCGGCCCACGGCGGCCATCCGGTCATGGCCGCCACCGGGCACTCGCTGATCAAGTCCCGCATGCGCGAGACCGGCGCCATCCTGGCCGGCGAGATGAGCGGGCACATGTTTTTCGCGGACCGCTACTACGGCTTTGACGACGGCCTCTACGCCGCCGCCCGGCTGGCCGAGATCGTGGCCGCCTCCGACGTGCCGCTGGCGGACATGCTGGCCGACTGGCCGGCCACGGTCAACACGCCGGAAATCCGCATGGATTGCCCGGACGCCCTCAAGTTCGCGGTGGTCGAGAAGGCCAAGGCCTATTTCAAGGACCGCTTCGACGTCATCGACGTGGACGGGGTGCGCCTGACCTTTCCGGACGGCTGGGGACTCCTTCGCGCCTCCAACACGCAGCCGGTGCTGGTCCTGCGCTTCGAGGCCGAGACCGAGGCCCGGCTGGCCGAAATCCGCCGGGTGATCGAGGAGCCGGTGGCCGGCTGGATTGCCGAACTCGGCGGCGTGGCGTGA
- a CDS encoding RidA family protein: MAKQTVAADQAAAIGPYSLGVWAGDLLFVSGQTPIDPATGTVAATTVVDQAHQSIKNVAAILAAAGLTLDHVVKATLFIKDMNDFAAINEVYASHFREPYPARSCVEVARLPRDVLVEIEVVASRV; the protein is encoded by the coding sequence ATGGCCAAGCAAACCGTTGCCGCCGACCAGGCCGCCGCCATCGGCCCCTATTCCCTGGGGGTATGGGCCGGGGACCTGCTTTTTGTCTCGGGCCAGACCCCCATCGACCCGGCCACGGGCACGGTCGCCGCCACCACCGTGGTCGACCAGGCCCATCAGAGCATCAAGAACGTGGCCGCCATCCTGGCCGCCGCCGGCCTGACCCTGGACCACGTGGTCAAGGCCACCCTTTTCATCAAGGACATGAACGACTTCGCCGCCATAAACGAGGTCTACGCCAGCCATTTCCGCGAGCCCTATCCGGCCCGCTCCTGTGTGGAAGTGGCCCGGCTGCCCCGGGACGTGCTGGTCGAGATCGAGGTCGTGGCCAGTCGGGTCTAG
- a CDS encoding universal stress protein, with amino-acid sequence MKKCIVCLDGSQPSLRALDRALTEADCGETDILAVTVVEALTFFDCDAADFETTFAHILREPKKILAEAVEFAAGRGVAIRTLAVPGRPAETVARIAREEGTDEIYLGSRGKDDVEHLLLGSVSTRLVQIAPCTVIVVR; translated from the coding sequence ATGAAAAAATGCATCGTGTGCCTGGACGGCTCCCAGCCGTCGCTTCGGGCCCTGGATCGGGCCCTCACCGAGGCCGATTGCGGCGAAACCGACATCCTGGCCGTCACGGTCGTGGAAGCCCTGACTTTTTTCGACTGCGACGCCGCGGACTTCGAAACGACCTTTGCCCACATCCTGCGCGAGCCCAAGAAGATCCTGGCCGAGGCCGTGGAATTCGCGGCCGGCCGGGGCGTGGCCATCCGCACCCTGGCCGTGCCCGGGCGGCCGGCCGAGACCGTGGCCCGCATCGCCCGGGAAGAAGGGACCGACGAGATCTACCTCGGCAGCCGGGGCAAGGACGACGTGGAGCACCTGCTCCTTGGCAGCGTGTCCACCCGCCTGGTCCAGATCGCGCCGTGCACGGTCATCGTGGTGCGCTAG
- a CDS encoding outer membrane homotrimeric porin encodes MKRLGCLALAASMVFGALGAAHAATEVKMTGDARVYGNFFENRNFTGWNKAGTKTEDTFEIWERFRLRSDFVANEAVKFRLGLKVEDVWGHGTFTAANPDAATSLQVDLAYLQFKVPGCDNIQVTAGLQDVNLPQSALFYNSPVFSDKMAALTITAPLIDNTLSVITGFGRLIDTNRTYDATTTQRADELDAYFLALPVTLEGFKATPWGMVAVAGRNADYSYKDTTDTVDSGNSFANTLVSAASSRNMTTSGQLGSWKNSQNPYFWVGGAFEVTALDPVRFYADVIYGAGATSDHKASSRGGWMIDAGAEYTGLEVVTPQVFAFWSTGEDKSTRNGSERMPYMRSAWGPGNSFLFDDSQELGKGSNMYASPVGNYGIGASLNNISFIDKLTNRLTFVYMRGNNSPRAIRDAVLNYSNTYFTMGHDLTTNEYLMGLNFDTKYMIYENLAAVMETGWAHGQFQQSVWGHRLAHEANNNDNNAWKVAFGLTYKF; translated from the coding sequence ATGAAGAGACTTGGATGCCTGGCCCTTGCGGCCAGCATGGTTTTCGGCGCCCTGGGCGCCGCCCACGCCGCCACCGAGGTCAAGATGACCGGTGACGCCCGCGTGTACGGCAACTTCTTCGAGAACCGCAACTTCACCGGCTGGAACAAGGCCGGCACGAAAACCGAAGACACCTTCGAGATCTGGGAACGCTTCCGCCTGCGTTCCGACTTCGTGGCCAACGAGGCCGTGAAGTTCCGTCTGGGGTTGAAGGTCGAAGACGTCTGGGGCCACGGCACCTTCACGGCCGCCAACCCGGATGCCGCCACGTCCTTGCAGGTCGACCTGGCCTATCTGCAGTTCAAGGTGCCCGGCTGCGACAACATCCAGGTGACGGCCGGTCTGCAGGACGTCAACCTGCCGCAGTCGGCCCTGTTCTACAACAGCCCGGTTTTCAGCGACAAGATGGCCGCCCTGACCATCACCGCGCCGCTGATTGACAACACCCTGTCGGTCATTACCGGCTTTGGCCGCCTGATCGACACCAACCGGACCTACGACGCCACCACGACCCAGCGGGCCGACGAGCTGGACGCCTACTTCCTGGCCCTGCCCGTCACCCTGGAAGGCTTCAAGGCCACGCCCTGGGGCATGGTCGCCGTGGCCGGCCGCAACGCCGACTACTCGTACAAGGACACCACGGATACCGTGGATTCCGGCAACTCCTTCGCCAACACCCTGGTCTCCGCCGCCAGTTCCCGGAACATGACGACCAGCGGCCAGCTCGGCTCCTGGAAGAACTCCCAGAACCCCTACTTCTGGGTCGGCGGCGCGTTTGAAGTGACTGCCCTGGATCCGGTCCGTTTCTATGCCGACGTGATCTACGGCGCCGGCGCCACTTCCGACCACAAGGCCTCCAGCCGTGGCGGCTGGATGATCGACGCCGGTGCGGAATACACGGGCCTCGAGGTCGTCACGCCCCAGGTGTTCGCCTTCTGGTCCACCGGTGAGGACAAGTCCACCCGCAACGGCTCCGAGCGTATGCCGTACATGCGTTCCGCCTGGGGTCCGGGCAACAGCTTCCTCTTCGACGACAGCCAGGAGCTCGGCAAGGGTTCCAACATGTACGCGAGCCCGGTCGGCAACTACGGCATCGGCGCGTCCTTGAACAACATCTCGTTCATCGACAAGCTGACCAACCGCCTGACCTTCGTGTACATGCGCGGCAACAACTCGCCCCGCGCCATCCGTGACGCGGTGCTCAACTACAGCAACACCTACTTCACCATGGGGCATGACCTGACCACCAACGAATACCTCATGGGACTCAACTTCGACACCAAGTACATGATCTACGAGAACCTGGCCGCCGTCATGGAGACAGGCTGGGCCCACGGTCAGTTCCAGCAGAGCGTCTGGGGCCATCGCCTGGCCCACGAGGCGAACAACAACGACAACAATGCCTGGAAGGTCGCTTTCGGCCTGACCTACAAGTTCTAA
- a CDS encoding ammonia-forming cytochrome c nitrite reductase subunit c552, giving the protein MYRKTMVGLALAAFLFVPYACSPPKPEPVKTVVIPDGEIDPTVWGKAYPEEYESWKMTEVPQPSGKSKYKRGFTTDNITYDKLAEFPYMALLFNGWGFGVEYNEPRGHAYMLRDQLEVDATRLKAGGVCLSCKTPYAPMLVKEMGVEYYKLPFKDVLDKIPEQFRTLGVACIDCHNNKDMTLNLSRGFTLVPALESMGVDWKKLTRQEMRSVVCAQCHVTYSIPKNADMQSVGLFFPWQNGKWGGITVEDVIKKLRSDDSFKEWKQTVTGFKLAFIRHPEFEFFSNNSVHWKAGASCADCHMPYTKVGVHKISDHRVTSPLKNDLKACIQCHSETPDWLREQVFAIQDRTASLQIRAGNATAVTAKLFEAAHKARDAGKAIDKTLYDTAKDYYEEAFYRSLFIGAENSMGFHNPTEALRILGDSIAFAVKAEGYLRQALTKAGVEVPLKVDLELAKYLEGRGSKNLPGHPEMEFKDPMGLQERF; this is encoded by the coding sequence ATGTATCGCAAGACAATGGTGGGCCTGGCCCTTGCCGCCTTCCTGTTCGTCCCCTACGCCTGTTCGCCGCCCAAACCCGAGCCCGTCAAGACCGTGGTCATCCCGGACGGGGAGATCGACCCGACCGTGTGGGGCAAGGCCTATCCGGAAGAATACGAGTCCTGGAAGATGACCGAGGTGCCGCAGCCGTCGGGCAAGAGCAAGTACAAGCGCGGGTTCACCACGGACAACATCACCTACGACAAACTGGCCGAATTTCCCTACATGGCCCTTTTGTTCAACGGCTGGGGTTTTGGCGTGGAATACAACGAGCCTCGCGGCCACGCCTACATGCTGCGCGACCAGCTGGAGGTCGACGCCACCCGCCTGAAGGCCGGCGGCGTGTGCCTGAGCTGCAAGACGCCCTACGCCCCGATGCTGGTCAAGGAAATGGGCGTCGAGTATTACAAGCTGCCCTTCAAGGATGTTCTTGATAAGATTCCCGAGCAGTTCCGGACCCTTGGCGTGGCCTGCATCGACTGTCACAACAACAAGGACATGACGCTCAACCTGTCGCGCGGCTTCACCCTGGTGCCGGCCCTCGAATCCATGGGCGTGGACTGGAAAAAGCTGACCCGCCAGGAGATGCGCTCGGTGGTCTGCGCCCAGTGCCACGTCACCTACAGCATCCCCAAGAACGCGGACATGCAGTCGGTGGGGCTTTTTTTCCCCTGGCAAAACGGCAAGTGGGGCGGGATCACCGTCGAGGACGTGATCAAGAAGCTGCGCAGCGACGACTCCTTCAAGGAATGGAAGCAGACGGTCACCGGGTTCAAGCTGGCGTTTATCCGCCACCCGGAATTCGAATTCTTCTCCAACAACAGCGTCCACTGGAAGGCCGGGGCCTCGTGCGCCGATTGCCACATGCCCTACACCAAGGTCGGGGTGCACAAGATCTCGGACCACCGGGTGACCAGCCCGCTCAAAAACGACTTGAAGGCCTGCATCCAGTGCCACTCCGAGACCCCGGACTGGCTGCGCGAGCAGGTCTTCGCCATCCAGGACCGCACGGCCTCGCTCCAGATCCGGGCCGGCAACGCCACGGCCGTGACCGCCAAGCTGTTCGAGGCCGCACACAAGGCCAGGGACGCGGGCAAGGCCATTGACAAGACTCTCTACGACACGGCCAAGGACTACTACGAGGAGGCCTTCTACCGCTCCCTGTTCATCGGCGCGGAAAATTCCATGGGCTTTCACAACCCGACCGAGGCCCTGCGGATCCTCGGCGACTCCATCGCCTTTGCCGTCAAGGCCGAGGGCTACCTGCGCCAGGCCCTGACCAAGGCCGGGGTGGAGGTGCCGCTCAAGGTCGACCTGGAACTGGCCAAGTACCTGGAGGGCCGGGGCTCGAAGAACCTGCCCGGCCACCCGGAGATGGAATTCAAGGACCCCATGGGCCTGCAGGAACGGTTCTAG
- a CDS encoding TOBE domain-containing protein has translation MNDVKSPGPEPAGKRFRAARIFSVPDDVKFLDTLELTRLSEAFSAWTDRAGRPDVAVSRNRVRLIFLLLRHTGARLGEVLALNDRLDVNLDNLSVMLGGGDGEGREVQIPAELGDALGAVFEDPAYGALRGMLFKLDQGHVRRKFYERAEECGFTKELVNPSTIRRSRAVELLRDDVPLPVVQRILGHSTADLTAAFLHLPEDQRRKVERQVLTRETRRTSARNAFFGRVAQVQKGDIQSRVVVESLGGHAVSSVITNESIKNLGVTEGSFVTAEIKAPWVVLETCAEMPRATATNRFLGEVELVRLGELTSEVIVALSDGTRLCALVTTKSARELELAAGQKVWAMFNAFAVVLHME, from the coding sequence ATGAATGATGTGAAAAGCCCGGGACCGGAACCGGCGGGCAAGCGTTTTCGCGCGGCCCGGATCTTTTCCGTGCCGGACGACGTGAAGTTTCTGGACACCCTGGAGCTGACCCGCCTCTCGGAAGCCTTCTCCGCCTGGACCGACCGGGCCGGCCGGCCGGACGTGGCCGTGTCGCGCAACCGGGTCCGCCTGATCTTTCTGCTCCTGCGCCACACCGGGGCCCGCCTCGGCGAGGTCCTGGCCTTAAACGACCGTCTGGACGTCAACCTCGACAACCTGTCGGTCATGCTCGGCGGCGGCGACGGCGAGGGCCGCGAAGTCCAGATACCGGCCGAACTGGGCGACGCCCTGGGTGCGGTGTTCGAGGACCCGGCCTACGGGGCGCTTCGCGGCATGCTTTTCAAGCTCGACCAGGGCCACGTGCGCCGCAAGTTCTACGAGCGGGCCGAGGAGTGCGGCTTCACCAAGGAGCTGGTCAACCCGAGCACCATCCGCCGGTCCCGGGCCGTGGAGCTCCTGCGCGACGACGTGCCCCTGCCCGTGGTCCAGCGCATCCTCGGCCATTCCACGGCCGACCTGACCGCCGCCTTCCTCCACCTGCCCGAAGACCAGCGCCGCAAGGTGGAGCGGCAGGTGCTGACCCGGGAAACCCGCCGCACCAGCGCCCGCAACGCCTTTTTCGGCCGGGTGGCCCAGGTCCAGAAGGGCGACATCCAGTCCCGGGTGGTGGTCGAGAGCCTGGGCGGCCATGCCGTGTCTTCGGTCATCACCAACGAGAGCATCAAAAACCTCGGCGTGACCGAAGGAAGCTTCGTCACGGCCGAGATCAAGGCCCCCTGGGTGGTGCTCGAAACCTGCGCCGAGATGCCCCGGGCCACGGCCACCAACCGGTTTCTCGGCGAAGTCGAACTGGTGCGCCTGGGGGAACTGACCTCCGAGGTCATCGTGGCCCTGTCCGACGGGACCAGGCTCTGCGCGCTGGTCACCACCAAAAGCGCCCGGGAACTGGAGCTGGCCGCCGGCCAGAAGGTCTGGGCCATGTTCAACGCCTTTGCCGTGGTGCTCCACATGGAGTAG